TCGGTGCCGTTGCCCGCGGCGGCTTTGCAGTTCCCGCTGGCGCATCCGGCTGTCGCTTCGGTCATCCCGGGTATCGGCAAGGCAAGTCACCTCGATCAGACGCTGAACTGGTTCGGTTTCGAGATACCGGCTCAGTTCTGGTCCGCGCTGATCGATCGGAGCCTGCTCAGGGACGATGCTCCGGTTCCCGGAATCTGCTAGAGCTATTTGAAGAAAAAGGTCATTGGCAGTGCGTTTCCGGGCGACCGGACGACCTGCGAGTTCACGACCCGGCGAGGGACATTTCCGAGATCGTGCTTGCGAACATGTACGCCATGGTAGGTGAAACCGCCTGAAACCAGACCGATGCTGAAAACATTGTCAACATGACGACGGATCAGCTCCCGGGCCATAGCTGTTCTACGCTCTGTCTCTTCCAGCCTCGCGGCTCGCCACAATTGCATCACTTCGACGATCTCGTCCGGCGGCCTGTCTCCCGCGGTGCCATTGGACTGGAACCAGCGGGCGAACTCGACACCGGATGCACCACCGACCCCCAGCGGCGTGTACGGAAACAGGTACTCCGGGTTCATGAACGGGTCCGCCGCGCCAGACAGTTGCAGGCTGAACTGAAGCTCGCCGGCCATGCTCTGCTGAATCGCCAGCGCGGGATCAACGATGTCCGTGTCCAGGTCGATGCCGATCCGCCGCCAGTGCTCGCGGACCATCTCCGCGACCGCCGGGAAATCGAAGTGCGCGACAAAAGCTTGGCAGGTGAGCCTGAGGCGATCCGGACGATCCCGGCGCAGGCGGAAACCCTCCTCGTCCCGCACCGAGAGTCCCACTTCGTCCAGCAGTTCGTTGGCCGCGTCGATGTCGTGGACCGCCCAGCGCTGCGCCCACTCGGTTCCCGGGTAGTACTTGCTGTTGGGCGTAGGCACCGACGCCGTCGGCAGACCGAGTCCGAGCATGAAAGTCTCATTGACCTCATTCCGGTCGATACCCAGCGACAGCGCCCGCCGAAACCGTACGTCACCCAACAGATCGCCGATCTCGGGATCGAGACGGTAACTCNNNNNNNNNNGTCCCGCGATGGATTGAGATGCACATCGCAGCCCGAACGACGCCGGTTCGCCAGAAGGAAGGGCACGTTCGAGACCAGCAGGTGCCGGCTCTGAAAGTCCAGTTGTCCGGCGGCCGCCTTGAAATTGACCGCCTCCGGACCGGAGCACAGCACATGGGAAATACGGTCGATGTAGGGAAGCTGGTTGCCCTCGGTGTCGACCCAGATGCTGTAGGGATTCCTCTGCATGCTGAACCCGCGGGAGTTGATCGGCACAGTCACCTGCCAGGGCGAAACCACCGGAAGTTCCGGATTGAACGTCCAGTCGAAGCGCTTCTTGAGGTAGACGGTCCAGTTCAGCAGTCCCGCCTCCCGCGCTTCCCGGTTGATCGCATCCTCGGAGCGATACCTGGGGTGGAATCGGGACAGGTAGTGCTTCGGGGCGAATCCGCCCATTGCATTCCTGCCGTAGAAACTCGGGCCACCGATGTCGGTGAAGCTTGCAAGCAATTCGACCAGCAGCGGAAACGGCCGGGGGGCGATGAACTGCACGGTTTCCCCATCGACCCTGCGCACCCGCACGTCTTCGCCGCCGACCCGCAGCGATTCGCTCGGCGCGGGGACGACCCGGCGGTCCAGGTAGAGATCCTCATACCAGAACAGTACGTCGTCGGCGGTAAACCGCGCACCGTCCGACCAGCGCATGCCGCTCCGCAGGTACAGGGTCACTGCGCGTCCGTCGCGGCTGAGTTCGTAGGCGCGGGCGATATTCGGCCGCGGCGTCGTCCATAGATGATCCCAGTAGAGGAAGCTGTCGGGCCCTGAAGCGAATCGGACGACCCCGGCGATGTCGTTCGGTCCGTTGATGGCGCGGCGCAGCGTCCCGCCGTAGCGCCCGATCTCGTGCAGCGGCTCGATGACCAGAGGATCGCGCCCGATCCGCTCCCGAACCGGAGGCAGGCGCCCGACCGCCACCTCCGCCGCCAGCATCGGCGCTTCGCGGAATTCCGCCGGAATCCGGGATGGATTCAGGATGGCGCGGGGACCCTCGGGACCGATATCGCGGACATCGGGCGGCAGCGCGCCCGACGGCTGCGAAATCGGCCCGCCGCTGCCCCGATAGCAGGCACTCACGAGCGAAGCCGTGGCGCTGATGAGTATGCTGCGCCGATCCAGTTCCATGCCCGGTCAATGGTACTTCAGGTGGTACGGGAGGTCGCCGTCAAGCATGAGGCTCGGGACAAAGCCGAGAGCAGCCTGCCTACCATACGACAAGGACCATGCGCGGGCCCTCGGGTCCTGGCATGGCCCCTGCCGGCGCCGCTGTCGGCGGCCCGCGCGCCATGCGGCCGACCGCTACTACAAGTTGCCCCTCAGCGTAACGCCGACCGAACGCCCGCGCGGATCGGTGTAGCGCGTATCGATGTTGGCGCTCAACGCCGAACCCTGGCGGGCGTTGTTGGTGAATGGCGGGTCCGTATCCAGAACGTTGAGCACATGCAGGGTCATCGCCAGCCGGTCGTTGAATCGCCAGGTGCCGGCGAGGTCGACGAGGCCGTAGGCATCCACTTCGTTGTGGTACTCCGCAGCGATCCCGCACGCGCTGTTGCAGTCGCCGTAACTGCTCTTGTGGCGATGCTGTGCGCGAACATTCCAGTTGTCTCTGCTCAGCGTCGCCGCCAGGTAGTGCTGGTACTCGAATACCGGCCCCTGTGTACCCAGGAAGGTCCCAAGCCGCGAATGGAACCCATCTCCCGGATAGCGCTGCTGCTCGTATTCATTGACGATCGTGGCGTTATATGTCACTCCCAGGCTATACCCACCGGAAAACTCCTGGTCCCAACGCCCCTTGATATCGAAACCGGAGGTATTGACAGTACCGAGGTTCTGCAGGAATTGCTCGATTGCACCGATTCGGTTTGGGCCATTCGGGTCGTCCTCACAGGTAATGGTGCCTTCCAGGTCCTCGGGAGGCAGGTCGTTACAGCGAATGATGAAATGGCCAAACTGATCGAGATCCTGGAAAATCGCAATTACATCGATCGGCCCGATGATGTCTTCAATGTTGTAGTCCCAGTAGTCGACCCGGAGGTTGACACGTCCGTCGCCCACTTCAAAGTTGAAATCGGTACCCACAGCGAAGACCGTCGAGATCTCCGGATCGAGGTTCCTGTTTCCACCGAGCAACGTCGAGTACTGGCCGCGACAGACGTGGAAAAAATCGTCCTCGCCGGGGAATACGGGGGTCCAGGGATTTGTGGACCGATTACAGCGATCCGGATCCGCCTGCACGGGGTTGGCGGTGGTGAATGCGTATCGGTTTGGAGCGAACACATCGAACAGAGTGGGTGCGCGAAATCCCGTATTGGCCGACGCGTGAAGGTTGAAGTTTGGCGTAAGGTTCCAGTCCAGCAAAATCTTCGGGTTCGTCGTGGCGCCAGCGTCGCTGTAGTCGTCGTATCGCAGCGACGCATTGATCTCGAACTGGTCGCTCAATGGAATCAACACCTCGCCCGAGACCGACAACACGTCGCGTTCACCCATCTGGTCGGGCTGCACTCTCAGCCCGGCCATTCTCCGCACAGGAAGGTCCTGTAGAAAGATCGATTCCTCCTGGAACTCCAGAGCGAAAGCATATGACAGCGGCCCTGCGGCCATTTCCAGCGCGTCACCGCTGATGGTGAGTCCTGCGCTGGTGAGATCTGACTCCCCATGGCGATTCTCAACGACGCCGAGGTCGTTCGCGAGAATGAACGACTGGGCATCAGACGGTTGATCTTCGAACCAGGCGAACGGATTGATCCACGGAGCGCCATTGGTTCCCGGCACTCCGTTGTTGATTTCCGGATTGTAGAGCTGATTTGAAATGCCTATTTCCGCCGCGGAGTTCAGCGCCCACAATTCATAATCGATACTGCCCACCGTACCCTCGAGGGACGCCATCAACCGATTGGCCCAGTCGTCGATCTGGTTGGTGCGATCCTTCCGATATCCGACTTGTGCATTCTGCGTGCGCACCGGAGCGGTGAGATCCTGGCCTGGGATCGCCGGAATCAGCCCGCCTCCCGGATAAAACGGGCTTGTCGTTGGAATCGTTTCACTGCGACGGCCAGGTCCAAAGGTATTGAACATCTGTGACCAAGCGTGGAAATACNNNNNNNNNNTACTGCGCCGAGAACACATGGTCATCTGAGAATTCTGCAGTCAGCTTCGCTGTGACCGACTGCTGCTCCTCTCCGCTCATTACGATGAAATTTCGCCCCAGCAAACTCAGGTAACAAGCACCGGCGCCGTTGGAGAGCTGTAGCGGTGGGTCACACTGCGGCCAGGGATTCACCCCGTGGCCGCCGATACCGGCGGAATCCTGCCTGACGTTTCCGGGTTGAGCTTCCAAACGCCCGGGGATCACGCGCTGGCCCTTGTCGGCACGAGGTTGCTCGTGCAGGAAGTCCCGGTCGGGGCCGCGAATTTCCTCACGGTCGCGCCACGTGGCGCCAATGAATACATTGAAACCGTCCTGCGGCAGGTTGCCGTAGCCGGCGGCTAGCGAGCCCTTGATCTGTGCGCCTCCCGGTTCCACGGGATTCGAGCTGTGCACATAGTACTCGACGCCCTCCAGTGCA
This Gemmatimonadota bacterium DNA region includes the following protein-coding sequences:
- a CDS encoding ABC transporter substrate-binding protein, with protein sequence SYRLDPEIGDLLGDVRFRRALSLGIDRNEVNETFMLGLGLPTASVPTPNSKYYPGTEWAQRWAVHDIDAANELLDEVGLSVRDEEGFRLRRDRPDRLRLTCQAFVAHFDFPAVAEMVREHWRRIGIDLDTDIVDPALAIQQSMAGELQFSLQLSGAADPFMNPEYLFPYTPLGVGGASGVEFARWFQSNGTAGDRPPDEIVEVMQLWRAARLEETERRTAMARELIRRHVDNVFSIGLVSGGFTYHGVHVRKHDLGNVPRRVVNSQVVRSPGNALPMTFFFK
- a CDS encoding ABC transporter substrate-binding protein encodes the protein MELDRRSILISATASLVSACYRGSGGPISQPSGALPPDVRDIGPEGPRAILNPSRIPAEFREAPMLAAEVAVGRLPPVRERIGRDPLVIEPLHEIGRYGGTLRRAINGPNDIAGVVRFASGPDSFLYWDHLWTTPRPNIARAYELSRDGRAVTLYLRSGMRWSDGARFTADDVLFWYEDLYLDRRVVPAPSESLRVGGEDVRVRRVDGETVQFIAPRPFPLLVELLASFTDIGGPSFYGRNAMGGFAPKHYLSRFHPRYRSEDAINREAREAGLLNWTVYLKKRFDWTFNPELPVVSPWQVTVPINSRGFSMQRNPYSIWVDTEGNQLPYIDRISHVLCSGPEAVNFKAAAGQLDFQSRHLLVSNVPFLLANRRRSGCDVHLNPSRD
- a CDS encoding TonB-dependent receptor; the protein is YFHAWSQMFNTFGPGRRSETIPTTSPFYPGGGLIPAIPGQDLTAPVRTQNAQVGYRKDRTNQIDDWANRLMASLEGTVGSIDYELWALNSAAEIGISNQLYNPEINNGVPGTNGAPWINPFAWFEDQPSDAQSFILANDLGVVENRHGESDLTSAGLTISGDALEMAAGPLSYAFALEFQEESIFLQDLPVRRMAGLRVQPDQMGERDVLSVSGEVLIPLSDQFEINASLRYDDYSDAGATTNPKILLDWNLTPNFNLHASANTGFRAPTLFDVFAPNRYAFTTANPVQADPDRCNRSTNPWTPVFPGEDDFFHVCRGQYSTLLGGNRNLDPEISTVFAVGTDFNFEVGDGRVNLRVDYWDYNIEDIIGPIDVIAIFQDLDQFGHFIIRCNDLPPEDLEGTITCEDDPNGPNRIGAIEQFLQNLGTVNTSGFDIKGRWDQEFSGGYSLGVTYNATIVNEYEQQRYPGDGFHSRLGTFLGTQGPVFEYQHYLAATLSRDNWNVRAQHRHKSSYGDCNSACGIAAEYHNEVDAYGLVDLAGTWRFNDRLAMTLHVLNVLDTDPPFTNNARQGSALSANIDTRYTDPRGRSVGVTLRGNL